One window of Manihot esculenta cultivar AM560-2 chromosome 17, M.esculenta_v8, whole genome shotgun sequence genomic DNA carries:
- the LOC110604898 gene encoding LOW QUALITY PROTEIN: carboxy-terminal domain RNA polymerase II polypeptide A small phosphatase 1-like (The sequence of the model RefSeq protein was modified relative to this genomic sequence to represent the inferred CDS: inserted 2 bases in 1 codon; deleted 2 bases in 1 codon): protein MACKALKKYPTNSIRDRQXRRRQRKKSPAAILASIKKTICSCKSRFAEIFSKLARIRTPSSHHKGYQILMKELKDQRQGLLQENDLEKDNICRAVFFSKRLPPLISPTKRTIFLDLDETLVHSKTDPPPQKFDFMVRPNIDGEFMNLYVLKRPGVDAFLEALAEKYELVVFTAGLKEYASLVLNKLDVKGLISHRFYRDSCKQIDGKFVKDLSEMGRDLNRVVIVDDNPNCYIFQPENAVPVRPFIDDLDDGEGELGKLVKFFDGCDRYEDMRDAVKQYLCEKMIRKR from the exons ATGGCGTGCAAGGCCCTCAAGAAATACCCAACAAATTCCATTAGAGATAGGCA CCGCCGCCGCCAACGGAAGAAATCTCCGGCAGCCATCCTCGCATCTATCAAAAAAACAATCTGTTCATGCAAGAGCCGCTTCGCCGAGATATTCTCCAAATTGGCACGCATTAGAACCCCCAGTAGCCACCACAAAGGTTACCAAATCTTGATGAAGGAACTTAAGGACCAAAGACAAGGACTCCTACAAGAAAACGACCTTGAAAAAGATAACATTTGCCGAGCGGTTTTCTTTAGTAAACGATTACCGCCCTTGATTTCCCCAACTAAGAGAAccatctttcttgatcttgatGAGACCTTGGTGCATTCCAAAACAGACCCACCACCTCAAAAGTTTGATTTTATGGTGAGGCCAAATATTGATGGAGAATTCATGAATCTTTATGTGTTGAAGCGGCCAGGAGTTGATGCTTTCTTGGAAGCACTGGCTGAAAAGTACGAGTTGGTAGTGTTCACCGCCGGATTAAAAGAATATGCGTCTCTGGTTCTCAACAAGCTAGACGTTAAGGGGTTAATTTCCCACCGGTTTTACAGGGATTCGTGCAAGCAAATTGATGGGAAGTTTGTCAAGGACTTGTCGGAAATGGGAAGGGACTTGAATAGGGTAGTTATTGTAGATGATAATCCTAACTGCTACATATTCCAGCCGGAAAATGCAGTTCCAGTAAGGCCTTTCATTGATGATCTTGATGATGGGGAG GGGGAGTTGGGGAAGTTGGTTAAGTTTTTTGATGGTTGCGATCGTTACGAGGATATGAGAGATGCTGTAAAGCAATACCTTTGTGAAAAAATGATACGGAAACGATAG